One Hordeum vulgare subsp. vulgare chromosome 4H, MorexV3_pseudomolecules_assembly, whole genome shotgun sequence DNA window includes the following coding sequences:
- the LOC123446158 gene encoding heavy metal-associated isoprenylated plant protein 7-like produces the protein MTHIYVCTHWSAPCSDQLRSIEEPGHSMAKRRAKKAAAAAEGVVEKEGGKAPPVKDAPANGVVVSVPVHCDGCARKLRRSLLRLEGVDEVIVDHSTDTVVVTGQRALENPIMVVDAVKRRTGKKALLLSPSPEKLPPPVKSEDTKKQGAGAPDMKNDVAELDMEMVVVLKIELHCEDCSEEMKRRILKIKGVEEAVPHIKSSQLMVKGMVEPATLVGFIHKCTGRKAAIIRAEPLHEDTPAAAMDEATPADAGAKNQESSNILENKNEGVEEETKQAVNGAGGEEAETEKPTKGGGDGVEKETVIEENQTKDHLFKLHVPASVAVVAPEAEKMMAMNGLCQYNYHPAAYAYAYPHYAYQQYHQYPYAGNPATYVPYPQHYPPQTFSEQSPEACTIM, from the exons ATGACTCACATATATGTATGTACACACTGGAGCGCTCCATGCTCAGATCAATTACGATCGATCGAGGAACCCGGGCACAGTATGGCCAAG AGGAGGGCGAAgaaggcagcggcggcggcggagggcgtCGTGGAGAAGGAAGGGGGCAAGGCGCCGCCGGTGAAGGATGCGCCGGCGAACGGGGTGGTGGTAAGCGTGCCAGTCCACTGCGATGGCTGCGCCAGGAAGCTTCGCCGGTCTCTGCTGCGCCTCGAGG GGGTTGATGAGGTGATCGTGGATCACTCGACCGACACCGTCGTGGTAACTGGCCAGAGAGCGCTGGAGAACCCGATCATGGTGGTCGACGCGGTCAAGAGGAGGACCGGGAAGAAGGCGCTGCTGCTGAGCCCATCGCCGGAGAAGCTGCCACCGCCGGTGAAAAGCGAGGATACCAAGAAACAGGGTGCAGGGGCGCCAGACATGAAAAACGACGTAGCGGAGCTCGACATG GAAATGGTTGTGGTGCTCAAGATCGAATTGCACTGTGAAGATTGCAGTGAGGAGATGAAGAGGAGGATACTCAAGATAAAAG GAGTGGAGGAGGCCGTGCCGCACATTAAATCTTCACAGCTGATGGTGAAAGGGATGGTCGAGCCGGCAACCCTAGTAGGATTCATCCACAAGTGCACGGGGAGGAAAGCGGCCATTATCAGAGCCGAGCCACTGCATGAGGATACGCCGGCGGCAGCCATGGATGAGGCTACGCCAGCGGATGCCGGCGCCAAGAACCAAGAATCATCCAATATTCTGGAAAACAAAAATGAAGGGGTGGAAGAAGAGACCAAACAAGCGGTGAACGGGGCAGGAGGAGAAGAGGCTGAAACGGAGAAGCCAACCAAAGGGGGTGGAGATGGGGTTGAGAAGGAGACGGTTATAGAGGAAAACCAAACGAAGGATCACCTATTCAAACTGCATGTGCCGGCGTCAGTTGCTGTGGTGGCGCCGGAGGCGGAGAAGATGATGGCCATGAACGGCCTCTGCCAGTACAACTACCACCCAGCGGCCTACGCTTATGCGTACCCGCACTATGCTTACCAGCAATACCACCAATACCCATATGCTGGCAATCCTGCAACGTATGTGCCGTATCCGCAGCATTATCCGCCACAGACTTTCAGCGAACAGAGCCCAGAAGCATGCACCATCATGTGA